The Terracoccus luteus genome includes a region encoding these proteins:
- a CDS encoding CHAP domain-containing protein has product MNNTHERGRHRAPGRHNPLSELKTIARESAQPALKGAVIVAAAGGLVATFATPAGAEGLSEVQAAPAAAPAAPAVVGPRAAAAQTDVTPASFGLAAPAAAPVKAKVIEDLVVKKQRADAAAAAAKAAAERKAAERAAARKAAKREAAREAAREAARDAAREQAREDAAASSRTSTRTSSNDQADEAVSERTTTSSRSSRSTTRSTLTNSTSATKSESNSYTPSASSGGRSAYNWATRGQCTWGALSKWYASEGYYPGGWTGNALVWGSGAARAGYTVSGTPRTRSILVMQPGVHGSSSSAGHVAWVTAVNGDQVTIIEMNALAGPYNYNTRTLTDQGGMQYIYAP; this is encoded by the coding sequence ACGCGGTCGTCATCGTGCGCCGGGTCGTCACAACCCCCTGTCCGAGCTCAAGACGATCGCCCGTGAGTCGGCCCAGCCGGCCCTCAAGGGCGCCGTGATCGTCGCTGCCGCCGGTGGCCTCGTCGCCACCTTCGCCACCCCGGCCGGCGCCGAGGGCCTCAGCGAGGTGCAGGCCGCTCCGGCCGCCGCCCCCGCCGCCCCCGCCGTCGTCGGCCCCAGGGCCGCCGCGGCCCAGACCGACGTCACGCCGGCCTCCTTCGGCCTCGCCGCCCCGGCCGCCGCGCCGGTCAAGGCGAAGGTCATCGAGGACCTCGTCGTCAAGAAGCAGCGCGCCGACGCCGCTGCGGCCGCCGCGAAGGCCGCCGCCGAGCGCAAGGCCGCCGAGCGCGCCGCCGCCCGCAAGGCCGCCAAGCGCGAAGCGGCCCGTGAGGCGGCCCGTGAGGCCGCTCGCGACGCTGCTCGCGAACAGGCCCGTGAGGACGCCGCCGCTTCCTCACGCACCTCGACGCGCACCAGCTCGAACGACCAGGCCGACGAGGCCGTGTCCGAGCGCACCACGACCTCGAGCCGCAGCTCGCGCAGCACGACGCGCAGCACGCTGACCAACTCGACGTCGGCGACGAAGAGCGAGAGCAACTCGTACACGCCGTCCGCCTCGTCGGGTGGCCGCAGCGCCTACAACTGGGCCACCCGCGGGCAGTGCACCTGGGGTGCCCTGTCCAAGTGGTACGCCTCCGAGGGCTACTACCCCGGCGGCTGGACCGGCAACGCGCTCGTCTGGGGCTCCGGCGCCGCCCGCGCCGGCTACACCGTGAGCGGCACGCCGCGCACCCGCTCCATCCTCGTGATGCAGCCGGGCGTCCACGGCTCGTCCTCGTCCGCCGGTCACGTCGCCTGGGTCACCGCCGTCAACGGCGACCAGGTCACGATCATCGAGATGAACGCCCTCGCCGGCCCGTACAACTACAACACCCGCACGCTGACCGACCAGGGCGGCATGCAGTACATCTACGCGCCGTGA